GGTCCGGTCGGCGAGCCAGATCGCCGCGAAGATACCCGCCTGCTTGCCGACGAACAGACCGAGCGCGACCCCGAGGACGAGCGGTTCGGCAAGCGTCGCGACGCCGACGCCCGCCAACGGCACGCCGGCATTGGCGAAGCCGAACAAAGGCACGATCGCGAAGGCGACCCAGGGCGACAGCGCATGTTCCAGCCGGTGGAGCGGCGATACGCCGGGATCGGGCCGACCGGGCGGCGCCTTCAGCGGGATCAGCGCGGCGGTGACGACGCCCGCGATCGTCGCGTGGATGCCCGACACGAGGATCGCGAGCCACAAAGCGGCAAAGCCCGCGAGATATGGCGACAGCGCCATGACGCCGCGCCGATTGAGCGCCCACAGGATCGCGACGATCCCCGCCGCGGCGGCGAGCGCGCCGACGTCGATCCGGTCGGTATAGGCGACCGCGATGATCGCGACCGCGCCCATGTCGTCGACGATCGCGATCGTCGCGAGCAGCAGCTTGAGCTGCGGCGGCACGCGCGAGCCGAGCAGCGCGAGGACGCCGATCGCGAAGGCGATGTCGGTCGCGGCGGGGATCGCCCAGCCGGGGCGAAGCGCGGGGCCGGTGCCCGCAACGGCGAGGAAGACGAGCGCGGGCGCGATCATGCCCGCCGCGGCGGCGAGAATGGGCAGGCGACGGTCGGCCGCATCGGCAAGCTGTCCGTCGACGAGCGCGCGCTTGATCTCCAGCCCGACGAGCAGGAAGAACAGCGCCATCAACCCGTCGTTGATCCACAGATGCACGCTCATCGGGCCTAGCGCGGGCGCCAGCACCGGGCCGGTTTGGTGGTGCAGGAATGCGGCATAGCCGGGCGCGGTCGCGGGCCAGTTGGCGAAGACGAGCGCGGCGAGCGCGGCGCCGATCAGGACGATGCCGCCCGTCGCCTCTCCCGACAGGATGGTGCGCAGCGCCGAAGGCGCCCGATGGGGCAGGATGCTCATCCCCCTTCGCGTACCGCCTGCGCGCGTGGAGGCAAGCGCAACCCGCCACGGGCCTGAACCAACGCCAGCGCCCAGACGACGACGCCACCGAGCGCGAGCCCACACCCGACCCAGCCCGTCGCGGTCCAGCCGAGCCCGGCGGCGATCGCGAGGCCGCCGAGCCACGGCCCGATCGCATTGGCGATGTTGAACGCCGAATGGTTGAGCGCGGCGGCGAGCGCCTGCGCATCGCCGGCGACGTCCATCAGCCGCGTCTGCAGCACGGTGGCAAGCGCGCCGCCGAAGCCGATCGCAAAGACGTCGAGCGTCACCAGCGGCAGGCTGTGCGCGGCGAGGGGATAGAGCGCGAGGCAAGCGGCGGACCAGAGCAGCAGCACACCGGCGGTCGGCATCAGCGCACGATCGGCGAAGCGCGGCACGATCAGGTTGCCGAGCGTCATGCCGATACCGAAAGCGGCGAGCACGAACGGCACGACGCTCTTGGGCACGCCCGTCACCGCATCGAGCGTCGCCGCCAGATAGGTGTAGACCGCGAACAGGCCGCCGAAGCCGATCGCGCCCGTGGCGAGCGTCAGCCACACCTGCGGCCGGCTGAGCGCGCCCAGCTCGCGCAAGGGGCTGGCATCGGCGTCGGGCGCCTCAACCGGCGCGAGCGTCGCGACGAGCGCGGCGGTGACGAGCGCGAGCCCGGCGACGAGCGCGAACACCCAGCGCCAGCTCGCGATCTGGCCGAGCCAGGTCGCGAGCGGCACGCCGACGATCGTCGCGACGGTGAGGCCGAGCATCACGCGGCCGACCGCCTGCGTGCGCCGCTCCGCGGGCACCAGCGATGCGGCGACGAGCGCGCTGATCCCGAAATAGGCGCCATGTGGCAGGCCCGCGAGAAAGCGGAAGGCGAGCATCCAGCCGTAGGAGGGCGCGAGCGCGGACAGGCCGTTGCCGATCGCGAACAGCATCATCAGCGCGACGAGCAAAAGCCGCCGCGGCAGTTTCGCCGCCAGCACCGCGATCGTCGGCGCGCCGACGACGACGCCGAGCGCATAGGCGCTGATGACATGACCGACGGTGGGCGCATCGACGCCGAGCCCGCGCGCGAGATCGGGTTCGAGGCTCATCGCGGCGAATTCGGTCGTGCCGATCGCGAAACCGCCGACCGCGAGCGCGAGATGGACGAGGCCGGGATGCTCCGCGGCGTGGGAACGTAAGGTCATAAATGTTGCCCTGGCTGGCTTTGCTGCGATGCAGCAAGCCAACGTGGGCGGAGAGTGGCGGTTCCCCGGTTTCCTTCCCGCAGGCGGGAGGGGAACAGGTCAGGCCGCCTTCGCGAGTGCCTCGGCGATCAGCTTGCGGCTGTTGTCGATGCCGTAGAGCGCGATGAAGCTGCCCATGCGCGGGCCCTGGCTGGAGCCGAGCAGCGTCTCGTACAGCGCCTTGAACCAGTCGCGCAGCTCGGCGAAGCCAGCCGTCTTGCCGATC
This portion of the Sphingomonas sp. FARSPH genome encodes:
- the nhaA gene encoding Na+/H+ antiporter NhaA yields the protein MSILPHRAPSALRTILSGEATGGIVLIGAALAALVFANWPATAPGYAAFLHHQTGPVLAPALGPMSVHLWINDGLMALFFLLVGLEIKRALVDGQLADAADRRLPILAAAAGMIAPALVFLAVAGTGPALRPGWAIPAATDIAFAIGVLALLGSRVPPQLKLLLATIAIVDDMGAVAIIAVAYTDRIDVGALAAAAGIVAILWALNRRGVMALSPYLAGFAALWLAILVSGIHATIAGVVTAALIPLKAPPGRPDPGVSPLHRLEHALSPWVAFAIVPLFGFANAGVPLAGVGVATLAEPLVLGVALGLFVGKQAGIFAAIWLADRTGIARRPDGVSWRQLYGLALIAGIGFTMSLFIGGLAFADPAMLDRVKVGVLAGSIASGLAGMAVLARRAKAAA
- a CDS encoding MFS transporter, yielding MTLRSHAAEHPGLVHLALAVGGFAIGTTEFAAMSLEPDLARGLGVDAPTVGHVISAYALGVVVGAPTIAVLAAKLPRRLLLVALMMLFAIGNGLSALAPSYGWMLAFRFLAGLPHGAYFGISALVAASLVPAERRTQAVGRVMLGLTVATIVGVPLATWLGQIASWRWVFALVAGLALVTAALVATLAPVEAPDADASPLRELGALSRPQVWLTLATGAIGFGGLFAVYTYLAATLDAVTGVPKSVVPFVLAAFGIGMTLGNLIVPRFADRALMPTAGVLLLWSAACLALYPLAAHSLPLVTLDVFAIGFGGALATVLQTRLMDVAGDAQALAAALNHSAFNIANAIGPWLGGLAIAAGLGWTATGWVGCGLALGGVVVWALALVQARGGLRLPPRAQAVREGG